The Ischnura elegans chromosome 1, ioIscEleg1.1, whole genome shotgun sequence genome contains a region encoding:
- the LOC124166795 gene encoding uncharacterized protein LOC124166795, with product MEAARKSPESECEVARVMDGPPEDQTGEQHAGHGGLLEKGQAGSGEGGGMDNSSSRIAAADGEAVSGGELRCGRAPEVDSRDQQRQQLGRKQRLQHLGEGDAGHNEGVEAAKECYSELGPHRKLAQDHNTSTEG from the coding sequence GAGTGCGAAGTGGCGAGAGTGATGGATGGGCCTCCGGAAGATCAGACGGGTGAGCAACACGCGGGACATGGCGGCCTGCTCGAGAAGGGACAAGCGGGAAGTGGCGAAGGAGGAGGGATGGACAACAGCAGCAGCAGAATTGCCGCCGCCGATGGCGAAGCGGTGTCCGGCGGCGAGCTTCGGTGCGGGCGCGCCCCAGAGGTCGACTCCCGGGACCAGCAGAGACAACAGTTGGGGCGGAAGCAGAGACTGCAGCATCTCGGGGAGGGCGACGCGGGGCACAACGAGGGCGTGGAAGCTGCGAAGGAATGCTACAGCGAATTAGGGCCTCATCGGAAGCTAGCTCAAGATCACAACACCAGCACAGAAGGTTAG